A genomic window from Silene latifolia isolate original U9 population chromosome Y, ASM4854445v1, whole genome shotgun sequence includes:
- the LOC141627676 gene encoding protein FAR1-RELATED SEQUENCE 5-like: MFTSKKTKGNGEAECNGDVDLMKEYVELYGDGPVDDDDTVVTAADNDNIVEPVVGLAYKSSEELAAFAHSYAYKKGFSWYIRSNKLFKKYKEDGVSKKGSFKNEPRYHMYERLRLCCGHAAKTKDACNVYIESRYFDDEDVVKITQCHLEHNHEMDPKKSRLFVGFRHINDYFKKRMMINDAAERRRSVIDGDAKELKAYFEKMKEEDPNYFYAIELDDFGAPMNVFWYRMPFSPFIGVNQHGNSIAFACALVTRDYEESFEWVFAKFLECMGKAPSLILTDQERAIVHDSLEVHDFEIAWKEMVRKYGIEKCSWVTESYLIVESWVPAYWRGIFCAGMSSTQRSEQQNRFFKTYVNGRTTLSQFAQKIEEALKLKVEEETANNHDCTEKPYKIECNLLVEQVFHKLYTKKIYKLVRDEVIGLIYTNADPPRRLGHSVTFNVEDKKVAPFGKCKKYLG, encoded by the exons ATGTTCACGAGCAAAAAAACAAAAGGCAACGGTGAAGCAGAATGTAATGGCGATGTTGATTTAATGAAAGAGTATGTCGAGTTGTATGGCGACGGTCCAGTGGATGATGATGACACCGTCGTTACTGCTGCTGACAACGACAACATTGTTGAACCTGTTGTAGGTTTGGCTTACAAGTCATCTGAAGAACTCGCAGCTTTCGCCCATTCATACGCATATAAGAAGGGGTTTTCATGGTACATTCGCAGTAATAAACTCTTTAAAAAGTACAAGGAAGACGGTGTTTCAAAAAAAGGTTCCTTTAAGAATGAACCGCGGTATCATATGTATGAAAGATTAAGGCTTTGTTGTGGTCATGCTGCTAAAACCAAGGATGCCTGCAATGTTTACATTGAGTCCCGTTATTTCGACGATGAAGACGTAGTGAAGATAACGCAATGCCATTTAGAGCACAACCATGAGATGGATCCTAAGAAAAGCCGGTTATTTGTTGGGTTTAGACATATAAATGACTACTTCAAAAAGAGGATGATGATCAATGATGCTGCTG AACGAAGACGTAGCGTCATAGATGGCGATGCTAAAGAATTGAAGGCATATTTTGAGAAGATGAAAGAGGAGGATCCTAATTATTTCTATGCAATTGAGCTCGATGATTTTGGGGCTCCAATGAATGTATTTTG GTATCGCATGCCTTTTTCCCCTTTCATAGGGGTGAATCAACATGGGAATTCAATTGCTTTTGCTTGTGCTTTGGTTACGCGTGATTATGAAGAAAGTTTTGAGTGGGTTTTTGCCAAGTTTTTAGAATGCATGGGTAAAGCTCCATCGCTTATATTGACAGACCAGGAAAGAGCAATTG TTCACGACAGTTTGGAGGTGCATGATTTTGAGATAGCATGGAAGGAAATGGTTCGTAAATATGGTATTGAAAAATGTTCGTGGGTGACGGAGTCGTATTTGATCGTGGAGAGTTGGGTCCCCGCATATTGGCGTGGGATATTTTGTGCTGGGATGTCGTCGACGCAGAGGAGTGAGCAACAAAACCGGTTTTTCAAAACTTATGTCAATGGGAGGACTACTTTAAGTCAGTTTGCCCAGAAAATTGAGGAAGCCTTGAAATTGAAAGTGGAGGAGGAGACCGCGAACAATCACGATTGCACAGAGAAACCGTATAAGATTGAGTGCAACTTACTTGTTGAGCAGGTTTTCCATAAATTGTATACTAAGAAGATATATAAGTTGGTACGTGACGAGGTAATTGGGTTAATTTATACGAACGCTGATCCGCCGAGAAGACTTGGGCATAGTGTGACATTTAACGTTGAAGATAAAAAAGTGGCGCCATTTGGTAAGTGTAAGAAATACTTGGGTTGA
- the LOC141627675 gene encoding uncharacterized protein LOC141627675: MVSKADPIKYILSRPVLSGKLAKWAMLLKQYDLVFVPQKVVKGQAIADFFADHPVPAESEISDDLPGEEIFYVDVLPPWQMYFDGAARQDRAGAGVVFITPQNHLMPYAFTLTQLCTNNMAEYQALILGLQMAIKIGVRDMDIYGDSKLVVNQVLGEYEVKKEDLIPYHQQALQLLNQLDDIHPLWHSKAKESMQVPVYNRWVVSLLEGEENVDITNMICVYTVDEDDWRQPIIDFLDHQKLPDDPRHKFYANFIHQPPEPLHPTVSSWPFEAWGLDVVGPLTPKASNGHEYILAATDYFSKWAEAITLREVKKENVVDFIRTQIIYRYGVPRRITTDNGKQFFNHLMTSLGKKFKFK; this comes from the exons ATGGTCTCAAAAGCTgatccaatcaagtacatactctcaagACCAGTCTTGTCTGGAAAACTTGCGAAATGGGCAATGTTACTTAAGCAGTATGACTTGGTGTTCGTGCCTCAAAAGGTTGTCAAAGGTCAAGCTATCGCCGACTTCTTTGCTGATCATCCAGTGCCAGCAGAGTCGGAAATTTCAGATGACCTCCCAGGAGAAGAAATTTTCTATGTGGACGTCCTACCTCCATGGCAAATGTACTTTGACGGTGCTGCAAGGCAAGATAGAGCTGGAGCTGGAGTTGTATTcataactccacaaaatcatcttATGCCATATGCATTTACACTCACTCAGTTGTGCACAAATAATATGGCAGAATACCAAGCTCTCATACTCGGTCTTCAAATGGCGATCAAAATAGGTGTCAGGGATATGGACATATATGGAGACTCAAAGCTGGTGGTCAATCAAGTACTTGGTGAATATGAAGTGaaaaaggaagacttgattccCTACCATCAACAGGCATTACAACTGCTGAATCAACTGGACGACATTCAT CCACTTTGGCACTCAAAGGCGAAAGAGTCTATGCAAGTCCCAGTCTACAATCGTTGGGTAGTATCATTGCTCGAAGGAGAAGAAAATGTAGACATAACCAACATGATATGCGTCTACACAGTTGATGAAGATGACTGGCGTCAACCTATCATTGATTTCTTGGACCACCAAAAACTACCCGATGATCCCAGACACAAG TTCTATGCAAACTTCATACACCAACCGCCAGAGCCGTTGCACCCCACTGTTtcttcatggccctttgaagcttggggacttgaTGTTGTAGGACCTCTTACTCCAAAGGCCTCAAATGGGCACGAGTATATCCTCGCCGCCACcgactacttctcaaaatgggcagAAGCCATCACACTACGGGAAGTGAAAAAAGAAAATGTTGTGGACTTTATTCGAACCCaaatcatctacagatatggtgTACCTCGGCGTATCACAACTGACAATGGAAAACAATTCTTCAACCATCTGATGACAAGTCTGGGAAAAAAATTCAAGTTCAAATAG